The genomic DNA ACCCATCATCATCAAGTCCGCCACACTGGCGAAATAATTTCCGAACATCCGAAGGAAGGACTCCCTCATGAGCAACCCCAAAGTCGAACTCCACATCAAGAACTACGGCGTGATCACGCTCGAACTCGACAGCGCCAAGGCGCCGAAGTCGGCCGAGAACTTCGTCAACTATGTGAAGAACGGTCACTACGACAACACGGTGTTCCACCGCGTGATTCCGGGCTTCATGGTGCAAGGCGGCGGCTTCGAGCCCGGCATGAAGCAAAAGCCCACCGGCGCCGAGATCGAGAACGAAGCCAACAACGGCCTCAAGAACGACAACTACACGGTGGCCATGGCCCGCACCAGCGCACCGCACTCGGCCACCGCCCAGTTCTTCATCAACGTGGCCGACAACGGCTTCCTGAACCACACTGCTCCCTCGGCCCAGGGCTGGGGCTACGCGGTGTTCGGCAAGGTCACCGGCGGCACCGACGTGGTGGACAAGATCAAGGCCGTGAAGACGGGCCGCAAGGGCTTCCACGACGACGTGCCGCTCGAGGACGTGGTCATCGAGAAGGCCGTCCTCGTCGCGGAATAACGAACGGATGCCACGCGGCATGAGCGCAGCGCCGGGCCGCCCCAAGCAAGCTCGCTCCCGCTTGGCGGGAAGCCGCGCAGCGCCAAGGGTGCATCAGTGAACATGGCGGAACATCCGGTTTTCAAGGAACTGCTCGCCCCGCCCGCGTGGCGCACCGTCGACCTGATCTCCGACCTGCACCTGCAGACCGACGAGCCCGCCACCTTCGAGGCCTGGCGCGGCTATCTGCAGACCACGCCGGCCGATGCACTCGTCATCCTGGGCGACCTGTTCGAGGTGTGGGTGGGCGACGACGCGGCCGCCCTGCCCGGCTTCGAGGCCGAATGCGCCGAGCTGCTGCGCCGCACGGCCGAGCGGCTGCCGGTGTACTTCATGCACGGCAACCGCGACTTCCTCGTGGGGCCGGCGCTGGCCGCCCGGTGCGGCTTCACGCTGCTGGACGATCCCACGGTGCTGGTGCTGCACGGCGAACGCTGGCTGCTGAGCCACGGCGACATCCTTTGCCTGGACGACACCGACTACCTCAAGTTCCGCGCCCAGGTGCGCACGACCGAATGGCAGGCCTCGTTCCTGGCCAGGCCGCTGGCCGAGCGCCGCGCGCTCGCGCGCTCCATGCGCGCGCAAAGCGAGGACCGCAAGCGCAATCCCTCGGCCGTCTGGGCCGACGTGGACGGCGGCGCCGCGCGCCAGTGGCTGCAGCAGGCGCGCGCGCACACGCTGGTGCACGGCCACACGCATCGCCCGGCCGATCACGACCTGGGTGACGGCCTCAGGCGCATCGTGCTCAGCGACTGGGACGCCGCGGCCCATCCGCCGCGCGCACAGCTGCTGTGCCTGTCCCCCGCCGGCGCGCAGCGCGTCGATCTGCGCTAGGGCCTGTTGACGCTATGGAAGGGGTCGCGAAGCTCGCCACAGCCCGTCCATCAAGGCGCGCGACGCCGTGCGTGCGTCCGCACGCACAAGGAGCGCAACGCCGAGGGGTGGGCTGTGGCGAGCTTCCCTGCGGGTTGCTTCGCCAAGGGGCCGCCTGCGGCGTTGCCCGCGCTTGCAAGGCCAAAGCCTTGCTGCGCCCGGGCGCCTTGCATCCAGCCCCTTGGCGAAGCAACGCGATCCCCTTCCATAGCGTCAACAGGCCCTAGCCGATGTTCAAGTGGCTGCGCCGGCTGCGCGCCCTGCCCCCTATCCCTGAAGACGCCTGGCAGGCCACGCTGGCGCGCTATGCCTTTCTTGGCGAGCTTCCGCAGGACCAGCAACTGCGGCTTCGAACGCTGTCGGCCGAATTCCTGCGCGACAAGGAGTTTCACGGCACGCAAGGCTTCGTCATCACCGACGAGGTCGCGCTGGCCATTGCCGCACAGGCGGTGTTGCCGATCCTCAACCTGAAGGGCGGCCTGGACTGGTACGACGATTTCGTCGGCATCGTGGTGCATCCGTCCGAGGTCGTCGCACGGCGCAAGATCGTCGACGAAGCGCAGGTGGTGCACGAATACGACGAGGTGGTGGCCGGCGAGGCCATGGACCGCGGGCCGGTGATGCTGAGCTGGCAGGACGTGCTCGCGAGCGGCATCACGACGGGCGGCGGCTACAACGTCGTGATCCACGAATTCGCCCACAAGATCGACATGCGCGCGGGCGACGCCGACGGCTGCCCGCCGCTGCCGCCCGGCTTTGCGGGCAAGCGCAGCGCGCGCGAGGCCCGCGCCGCCTGGCTCGCGGTGCTGCAGCCGGCCTATGAAGACTTTCGCGAGAAGACCATCCTGGCCGAGCGCTTCGGCGCGGAGCCGCCCTGGCTGGACGACTATGGGAC from Variovorax sp. V93 includes the following:
- a CDS encoding peptidylprolyl isomerase codes for the protein MSNPKVELHIKNYGVITLELDSAKAPKSAENFVNYVKNGHYDNTVFHRVIPGFMVQGGGFEPGMKQKPTGAEIENEANNGLKNDNYTVAMARTSAPHSATAQFFINVADNGFLNHTAPSAQGWGYAVFGKVTGGTDVVDKIKAVKTGRKGFHDDVPLEDVVIEKAVLVAE
- a CDS encoding UDP-2,3-diacylglucosamine diphosphatase, with product MAEHPVFKELLAPPAWRTVDLISDLHLQTDEPATFEAWRGYLQTTPADALVILGDLFEVWVGDDAAALPGFEAECAELLRRTAERLPVYFMHGNRDFLVGPALAARCGFTLLDDPTVLVLHGERWLLSHGDILCLDDTDYLKFRAQVRTTEWQASFLARPLAERRALARSMRAQSEDRKRNPSAVWADVDGGAARQWLQQARAHTLVHGHTHRPADHDLGDGLRRIVLSDWDAAAHPPRAQLLCLSPAGAQRVDLR
- a CDS encoding zinc-dependent peptidase, which codes for MFKWLRRLRALPPIPEDAWQATLARYAFLGELPQDQQLRLRTLSAEFLRDKEFHGTQGFVITDEVALAIAAQAVLPILNLKGGLDWYDDFVGIVVHPSEVVARRKIVDEAQVVHEYDEVVAGEAMDRGPVMLSWQDVLASGITTGGGYNVVIHEFAHKIDMRAGDADGCPPLPPGFAGKRSAREARAAWLAVLQPAYEDFREKTILAERFGAEPPWLDDYGTVSISEFFAVACEAYFVNRPNFARDFPAVLVLFDAFFRPERA